From one Mytilus galloprovincialis chromosome 13, xbMytGall1.hap1.1, whole genome shotgun sequence genomic stretch:
- the LOC143057602 gene encoding uncharacterized protein LOC143057602 isoform X1, which translates to MSVDCVKVDMEGAEKMTSKKRVLIVGAGAAGTAAAYSLSKHPEKFQVEVWEKLSVPGGVACSSNIKGDAFVNYGVQGGTPSYRNTLIMMKEFGFKTSPVHMMISFGKGKTHWTNYAKSPLTEKLKNEIKHFEDVLKKINRFEFFYIFVPMYKVLKWNGFSEDFANEMVFPLTALFFGTGNRTPYVSAAIMARVFLDEDLRLFDYDSELLLSQSPEMFAFPKLEQMYETILRKSGVKICLNRPITSVKRYGTHVTVIDQDGKTATFDEILFACDAETVLKLLENPTFFERKALGNVKYYNDLILTHEDDNYMNKHYEVNKDKDQYFVRTDPTDPAKIEMSFNLSNYQPQLKNSNRNIYQTIYLDDNLREKYWTVDEVKKDKVLLETWWRQFSHSWTHFAFTVPLMRYLQGKKHSWFCGAYTLINTHEIAMISGLAAAHRLGAPYPFHHDALAAKQFDQYLLTIHGKPRNFGCNKMTLLSCILAPLMALFALFSLLLRFCFNRKS; encoded by the coding sequence GTGCTGAAAAGATGACGAGTAAAAAGAGAGTTCTTATTGTTGGAGCTGGGGCTGCTGGAACTGcagctgcttacagtttatcaaAACATCCAGAGAAATTCCAAGTAGAAGTCTGGGAAAAACTATCAGTACCTGGAGGCGTGGCCTGTTCAAGCAATATTAAAGGAGATGCATTTGTTAATTATGGGGTTCAAGGAGGTACACCGTCATACAGAAATACTTTGATAATGATGAAGGAGTTTGGATTTAAGACATCACCAGTACATATGATGATATCCTTTGGTAAAGGGAAGACTCATTGGACAAACTATGCAAAGTCACCCCTGACGGAAAAGTtgaaaaatgaaatcaaacattttgaaGATGTCTTGAAGAAGATCAACAGATTTGAGTTCTTTTATATTTTCGTTCCAATGTACAAAGTTTTAAAATGGAATGGATTTTCTGAAGATTTTGCAAATGAAATGGTATTTCCACTCACTGCTCTTTTCTTTGGAACAGGAAACCGTACTCCATATGTGTCGGCTGCAATCATGGCTAGAGTATTTTTAGATGAAGACCTGCGTTTATTTGATTATGACTCAGAACTTCTGTTAAGTCAATCCCCAGAAATGTTTGCCTTTCCAAAGctagaacaaatgtatgaaaccATCTTAAGAAAAAGTGGTGTGAAAATCTGTTTGAATCGACCAATAACTTCTGTTAAGAGATATGGGACCCATGTCACTGTGATTGACCAAGATGGGAAAACTGCTACATTCGATGAAATCCTGTTTGCATGTGATGCAGAAACAGTTCTCAAATTGTTGGAAAACCCAACCTTCTTTGAAAGAAAAGCACTTGGCAATGTGAAATATTATAATGATTTAATTCTAACGCATGAAGATGATAATTACATGAACAAACATTATGAAGTAAACAAAGACAAAGATCAGTACTTTGTCAGAACTGATCCGACAGACCCAGCCAAAATAGAAATGTCTTTCAATCTATCCAACTACCAACCACAGCTGAAAAATTCCAACAGAAATATATACCAGACGATATACTTAGATGACAATCTGAGAGAAAAATACTGGACTGTAGATGAAGTGAAGAAGGACAAAGTCTTACTGGAGACGTGGTGGAGACAGTTTTCTCATTCCTGGACTCATTTTGCATTCACTGTCCCCTTGATGAGATATCTCCAAGGAAAGAAACACTCATGGTTTTGTGGTGCTTATACACTGATTAATACTCACGAGATTGCAATGATCTCTGGTCTAGCTGCTGCTCACCGCTTAGGAGCACCATACCCATTTCATCATGATGCATTAGCTGCCAAACAGTTTGATCAGTATCTATTAACCATACACGGCAAACCAAGGAACTTTGGGtgtaacaaaatgacactattgAGTTGTATTCTTGCTCCCTTGATGGCCCTTTTTGCACTTTTTTCCCTCTTATTGAGGTTTTGTTTCAATAGAAAGTCATAG
- the LOC143057602 gene encoding uncharacterized protein LOC143057602 isoform X2: MTSKKRVLIVGAGAAGTAAAYSLSKHPEKFQVEVWEKLSVPGGVACSSNIKGDAFVNYGVQGGTPSYRNTLIMMKEFGFKTSPVHMMISFGKGKTHWTNYAKSPLTEKLKNEIKHFEDVLKKINRFEFFYIFVPMYKVLKWNGFSEDFANEMVFPLTALFFGTGNRTPYVSAAIMARVFLDEDLRLFDYDSELLLSQSPEMFAFPKLEQMYETILRKSGVKICLNRPITSVKRYGTHVTVIDQDGKTATFDEILFACDAETVLKLLENPTFFERKALGNVKYYNDLILTHEDDNYMNKHYEVNKDKDQYFVRTDPTDPAKIEMSFNLSNYQPQLKNSNRNIYQTIYLDDNLREKYWTVDEVKKDKVLLETWWRQFSHSWTHFAFTVPLMRYLQGKKHSWFCGAYTLINTHEIAMISGLAAAHRLGAPYPFHHDALAAKQFDQYLLTIHGKPRNFGCNKMTLLSCILAPLMALFALFSLLLRFCFNRKS, translated from the coding sequence ATGACGAGTAAAAAGAGAGTTCTTATTGTTGGAGCTGGGGCTGCTGGAACTGcagctgcttacagtttatcaaAACATCCAGAGAAATTCCAAGTAGAAGTCTGGGAAAAACTATCAGTACCTGGAGGCGTGGCCTGTTCAAGCAATATTAAAGGAGATGCATTTGTTAATTATGGGGTTCAAGGAGGTACACCGTCATACAGAAATACTTTGATAATGATGAAGGAGTTTGGATTTAAGACATCACCAGTACATATGATGATATCCTTTGGTAAAGGGAAGACTCATTGGACAAACTATGCAAAGTCACCCCTGACGGAAAAGTtgaaaaatgaaatcaaacattttgaaGATGTCTTGAAGAAGATCAACAGATTTGAGTTCTTTTATATTTTCGTTCCAATGTACAAAGTTTTAAAATGGAATGGATTTTCTGAAGATTTTGCAAATGAAATGGTATTTCCACTCACTGCTCTTTTCTTTGGAACAGGAAACCGTACTCCATATGTGTCGGCTGCAATCATGGCTAGAGTATTTTTAGATGAAGACCTGCGTTTATTTGATTATGACTCAGAACTTCTGTTAAGTCAATCCCCAGAAATGTTTGCCTTTCCAAAGctagaacaaatgtatgaaaccATCTTAAGAAAAAGTGGTGTGAAAATCTGTTTGAATCGACCAATAACTTCTGTTAAGAGATATGGGACCCATGTCACTGTGATTGACCAAGATGGGAAAACTGCTACATTCGATGAAATCCTGTTTGCATGTGATGCAGAAACAGTTCTCAAATTGTTGGAAAACCCAACCTTCTTTGAAAGAAAAGCACTTGGCAATGTGAAATATTATAATGATTTAATTCTAACGCATGAAGATGATAATTACATGAACAAACATTATGAAGTAAACAAAGACAAAGATCAGTACTTTGTCAGAACTGATCCGACAGACCCAGCCAAAATAGAAATGTCTTTCAATCTATCCAACTACCAACCACAGCTGAAAAATTCCAACAGAAATATATACCAGACGATATACTTAGATGACAATCTGAGAGAAAAATACTGGACTGTAGATGAAGTGAAGAAGGACAAAGTCTTACTGGAGACGTGGTGGAGACAGTTTTCTCATTCCTGGACTCATTTTGCATTCACTGTCCCCTTGATGAGATATCTCCAAGGAAAGAAACACTCATGGTTTTGTGGTGCTTATACACTGATTAATACTCACGAGATTGCAATGATCTCTGGTCTAGCTGCTGCTCACCGCTTAGGAGCACCATACCCATTTCATCATGATGCATTAGCTGCCAAACAGTTTGATCAGTATCTATTAACCATACACGGCAAACCAAGGAACTTTGGGtgtaacaaaatgacactattgAGTTGTATTCTTGCTCCCTTGATGGCCCTTTTTGCACTTTTTTCCCTCTTATTGAGGTTTTGTTTCAATAGAAAGTCATAG